Proteins co-encoded in one Bacteroidales bacterium genomic window:
- the rocD gene encoding ornithine--oxo-acid transaminase, with the protein MTTLMSQDFINLEHEFGAHNYHPLPVVLKKGKGVFVWDVEGKKYYDFLSAYSAVNQGHCHPRIIKALRKQAKKLTLTSRAFYNDCLGKYEKYATGLLGYDKLLPMNSGAEGVESALKLCRRWAYEKKGISENEAKIIVCDGNFHGRTITVISMSTDPSSFKGFGPFTPGFIVIPYNDLDALKKALEEPNVAGFLVEPIQGEAGVFVPDPGYLKGAYDLCHKKNVLFIADEVQTGLARTGKMLACNHENVRPDILILGKALSGGVLPVSAVLADNEIMLCIKPGEHGSTFGGNPLACKVGIASLKVLVEEKLAENAEKLGTIFREELKTFERDHDMVESVRGKGLLNAIVIKPKNGKTAWDVCVALMNNGLLAKPTHDHIIRFAPPLVITEDQIMEAIEIIKDTLNQFH; encoded by the coding sequence ATGACAACATTAATGAGCCAGGATTTTATTAATCTGGAACACGAATTCGGAGCGCATAATTATCATCCATTGCCGGTTGTTCTTAAGAAAGGTAAAGGAGTATTTGTATGGGATGTGGAAGGAAAAAAATATTACGATTTTCTTTCTGCCTATTCGGCGGTTAACCAGGGCCACTGCCACCCCAGAATTATTAAAGCATTGCGCAAGCAGGCCAAGAAGCTGACTTTAACATCAAGGGCTTTTTATAATGACTGCCTTGGTAAATATGAAAAATACGCAACCGGGTTGCTTGGTTATGATAAATTGTTGCCCATGAACTCCGGTGCCGAGGGTGTTGAAAGTGCGCTGAAACTTTGCAGAAGATGGGCGTACGAAAAGAAAGGAATTTCTGAAAACGAAGCTAAAATAATTGTCTGTGATGGCAACTTCCATGGAAGAACCATCACTGTAATTTCAATGTCAACTGATCCCAGTTCTTTCAAAGGTTTTGGTCCTTTTACTCCGGGCTTTATCGTAATTCCCTATAATGATCTCGACGCTCTTAAAAAAGCACTTGAAGAACCCAATGTGGCTGGTTTCCTTGTTGAGCCTATCCAGGGTGAAGCCGGAGTTTTTGTTCCTGATCCCGGTTATCTTAAGGGTGCTTATGATCTTTGCCATAAAAAGAATGTACTTTTCATAGCCGATGAAGTACAGACCGGCCTTGCCCGTACAGGTAAAATGCTTGCCTGCAACCACGAAAATGTAAGACCTGACATCCTCATCCTGGGAAAAGCTCTTTCAGGTGGTGTTTTACCCGTTTCAGCAGTGCTTGCCGATAACGAAATCATGCTGTGCATTAAACCGGGAGAACATGGATCAACCTTCGGAGGAAACCCCCTGGCATGCAAGGTGGGAATTGCTTCACTCAAGGTTCTTGTTGAAGAAAAGCTTGCAGAAAACGCTGAAAAGCTGGGTACTATCTTCCGTGAAGAACTCAAGACATTTGAGCGCGACCATGATATGGTTGAATCCGTCCGCGGGAAAGGACTTCTTAACGCCATTGTGATTAAGCCGAAAAACGGAAAAACAGCCTGGGACGTTTGCGTTGCCCTGATGAACAACGGGTTGCTGGCCAAGCCGACACATGATCATATTATCCGTTTTGCTCCCCCGCTGGTGATTACAGAAGACCAGATTATGGAAGCCATCGAGATCATAAAAGACACACTGAACCAGTTTCACTAA
- a CDS encoding adenylate/guanylate cyclase domain-containing protein, producing the protein MAYKVLIIDDKKVNKEVLDGVIHSSIDAGIVDGFARNVPAEELAVRLKKACEFIATGDEITKKIEKIKEERDVLIKFLSGSVQVPFSFIVIKPSGDIEWVNDGFSRIHGFELPEHLECHGSTIFSVDPASEIGNLFNKCLAEASPINSICRVKAHDGTKLWLQVFFNPQINAEGKIDEIIAVEIDITKFRNKEDELHAQNEKIKEIARILEKTNVLLEEQKQEINSQKQTIELEQEKSEKLLLNILPFEVAKQLKSKGRAGTRSYKLVSVLFADFKGFSRISKTLDPKDLVNILDSYFATFDEITGRHYIEKIKTIGDAYMCAGGLPLSNKSNPVDAVLAGLEIQSYLNALNDTKVLNNLQVWELRIGIHTGPVVAGVVGKKRFAYDIWGDTVNVASRMEQGGHVGMVNISGITYDYIKDFFDCDYRGKIETKNLGKIDMYFVNRIKPEFSQDKLGILPNELMMNYVNKL; encoded by the coding sequence ATGGCATATAAAGTCCTTATTATCGACGACAAAAAGGTCAATAAGGAGGTACTCGACGGGGTGATTCATTCATCAATCGACGCCGGTATCGTGGATGGCTTTGCCCGTAATGTTCCGGCAGAAGAATTGGCAGTGAGACTGAAGAAAGCCTGCGAATTCATTGCCACAGGCGACGAAATCACTAAGAAAATTGAGAAAATAAAAGAAGAACGTGATGTATTGATCAAATTTCTTTCCGGATCAGTGCAGGTTCCCTTCTCTTTTATCGTTATCAAACCTTCAGGTGATATTGAATGGGTAAATGATGGCTTCAGCAGAATTCACGGCTTTGAATTGCCTGAACACCTTGAATGCCATGGCAGCACGATCTTTTCAGTTGATCCGGCTTCCGAGATCGGCAATCTATTCAATAAATGCCTCGCTGAAGCCAGTCCAATAAATTCAATCTGCCGTGTAAAGGCACATGACGGAACCAAACTCTGGTTGCAGGTGTTTTTCAATCCTCAAATTAATGCTGAAGGCAAAATTGATGAAATTATTGCTGTCGAAATTGATATAACCAAGTTCAGGAATAAGGAAGACGAGTTGCACGCCCAGAACGAAAAGATTAAGGAAATTGCACGAATTCTTGAAAAAACAAACGTTCTGCTTGAAGAACAAAAGCAGGAAATAAACTCTCAAAAGCAAACCATTGAACTGGAACAGGAGAAATCAGAAAAACTTCTTCTGAATATTCTTCCCTTTGAGGTGGCCAAACAGCTTAAATCGAAAGGGCGGGCCGGAACACGTTCATATAAACTGGTGAGCGTTTTGTTTGCTGACTTTAAAGGATTCTCAAGGATTAGTAAAACGCTCGACCCAAAAGACCTGGTGAATATCCTGGATTCCTATTTTGCAACCTTTGATGAGATTACCGGCCGGCACTATATCGAAAAAATCAAAACGATCGGCGATGCCTATATGTGTGCAGGGGGGCTTCCTCTGAGCAACAAAAGTAACCCCGTTGACGCGGTTCTGGCTGGTCTTGAAATCCAGAGCTATCTTAATGCACTCAATGACACCAAGGTACTCAACAATCTGCAGGTATGGGAACTTCGCATCGGGATCCATACGGGACCTGTTGTGGCAGGAGTTGTAGGTAAAAAGCGCTTTGCATACGATATCTGGGGTGACACTGTAAATGTTGCAAGTCGCATGGAACAAGGCGGACATGTGGGAATGGTCAACATTTCAGGTATCACTTACGATTATATTAAAGATTTTTTTGACTGCGATTACAGGGGAAAAATCGAAACAAAGAATCTCGGGAAAATCGATATGTACTTTGTTAACCGCATCAAGCCCGAATTCTCCCAGGACAAACTGGGTATACTTCCAAATGAATTAATGATGAATTATGTAAATAAACTGTAA